The genomic DNA GCGGGCACCTATTTTTCTGAGAAGTTCCAGTGCTCCTAGGCGCCGACCCCCGCCGCCCCCCTTCCACCTTCTAGCTGGAAAGTTGTGCGCCAGGCAGCGGGGGGCGGAGAGAGGAACCCAGACTGGCCCCCCTCCCGCTTCCTGCCCCGCGGCCTCCCATTGGTCAGAGGAAACCCCAGGAATGTGAGCGCCCCTTTAAAAGCGCGCGGCTCCTCCGCTCCGCCAGCCACTGCACTCGGGCCGGCCGCTGAGAGCCCACCCTGGCGAGCTCTCCCAGCCGCAGCCTCCGAATCCACGGCCTCCACCCCGCGCCTCTCCAGTTCTCTATCCCGTCGCTGCGCCCTTGTTGCTGGCCCCGGCCGCTACATCCGCGTCCGCACAGGTAGGACTCCCGGGCGGCCGCCGAGGACGAGTGCTGCCCTGGCCAGCCACCTGGAGCTCCCAGGCTTCAGCGCCTCCGGAACCCCGGATCTAATAACTTTCTGCCTTCCCCGTACTGTCGCGGATCTAATAACTTTCTGCCTTCCCCGTACTGTCGCTCCCAGCCTCTGGGGACTCTTGTGGAAGGGCGCCAGAGCCATCCTCTCCAGCCTTGGGGTTCACAGACTAACCCACCAGAACACCCcaaaattttcttttccccaagTCCTATCAGTGCTCTAGAAAAGGACTGTGCCTCCCTGCGCCCCTAAACTGCATCTCCTGGTCTAGTGTTTACCCTTAACTTCTCAAGGAAAAACCCCTCTCCAGTGGTTGATCTTGCCCCCACCACCTCTTTAAAGCGGTAATCTCCCCTCAACTCTTACTTTCTTCCTGATGCTCTCTCCAAAGTAAATACGGTTGCCCGTCCTTCCAGCAAATGTGGGCCCAAAAGGGGATCCCCAGGGGCCCCAGCCCCAAGGCCAGCCAGGTTTTGCCCACACTCCCTGCTGGGCAGCCTCTGACCCTGGGCTCTGTGCTCCTTGCTGCAGGTTCCTTGCTGGGCACAAATAGCTCCACCATGGGGCTGGCCTGGGGACTCGGTGTCCTGCTCCTCGTGCATGCCTGCGGCTCCAACCGCATTCCAGGTGAGTCTGTATAATACCTtgtgtggggggagggaagaggaggaggtcGGGTTACCCCAGGTGCACTTCCCTCCCTGTGTACTCCTCTCTCAGCTGCTTCTCCCCTGAGCCCTGAGCAAACCTCAGGCTGCCGGTTTCCTCTGACTGCCCTTTATTTAGCTCTTCCAGTGGCTGTCAAGAGCTTTCATTCCAGCCCTCTgcctcaccccctcccccaacccagggCGCTCACCATGTGTCCTGCTCTTGTCTAACAGAGTCTGGGGGAGACAACAGTGTGTTTGACATCTTTGAACTCACCGGAGCTGCCCGCAAGGGCTCTGGGCGCCGACTGGTGAAGGGTCCTGACCCTTCTAGCCCAGCTTTCCGCATCGAGGATGCCAACCTGATCCCCCCTGTGCCTGACAAGAAGTTCCAAGACCTAGTGGATGCTGTGCGGGCGGAGAAAGGTTTCCTCCTCCTGGCTTCCCTGAGGCAAATGAAGAAGACCCGAGGTACCCTGCTGGCTGTGGAGCGGAAAGACCACTCTGGCCAGGTCTTCAGCGTGGTCTCCAATGGCAAAGCGGGCACCCTGGACCTGAGCCTGACCGTGCAGGGCAAGCAGCACGTGGTGTCGGTAGAGGAAGCACTCCTGGCGACTGGCCAGTGGAAGAGCATCACCCTATTTGTGCAGGAGGACAGGGCCCAGCTGTACATCGACTGTGAGAAGATGGAGAATGCGGAGCTGGATGTCCCCATCCAGAGCATCTTCACCAGGGACCTGGCCAGCATCGCCAGACTCCGCATTGCCAAAGGAGGCGTCAATGACAATTTCCAGGTGAGGCCGCTTTGATTCCTGATCCACGGGGTCAACTGCTAGGCAGCTTATGACCAGGAGCAGCAGGGGTTCCAGTATAGGAAATACTGCCTGTGcactaaagcagtggttctcacacAGTAGGGAGCATcacaatcacctggagagcttccTAAAATGTGTACCGCTACATCCCACCCCTAGAGTTTtggattcagtaggtctgggatgggaCCTGATAATTTACATCTCTAAACAGTTCCAAGATGAGGTTGGTGCTAGTGTTCTAGGGATCGGACACTGAAAACCTctaaaggaaacaagaaatagTTTCCCTGTAACTGCCTGTTCAAACCTTAAATACTCTTTTGCTCTtctcaagaaaataatttcaaatgcattgcACCAATTATAATATTGCTTGAAGTGGATACTTTTTATGAGCAGGATAAATACCACTTGGCTATTTGCTTCCTCATGGGGATGTAACCGATCccaaagaaaagattaaaatagtGGCTATTTGCTGCTATAGTGTCTTCCTTGCTTAAACCTCTAGATCTTTGGGTCTGTGGCTTTGAAACTCCCACATTTAACTGACACTGGAGAGTGTCATTGTATCATCCGGTCTCAATATCAGATTCCATTTCCTGTATCCCCAAGTAGGCCGATAACTGAATTCTTTGTAAAAGACCGCAGACTTGGCAGAAGATACAATTAAGATTTTTGAAGCTATTTTGCAATTCCCGTGAATTTGGCAATTCACCAACAGTTATTTGGTGTGTTATTTTGACACGGTGATCTTGAAAGGGagttcttttcaaattttagaaCATCTGTTGTGTGCTCCTTCTAGCATAAACAGTCCCCCCTCCCACTGACCCCCCGGCCCCTACCAACACTCTACAAACAGTGTGTATCCTCTGCTCACAGGGGGTGCTGCAGAATGTAAGGTTTGTCTTTGGAACCACACCAGAAGACATCCTCAGGAACAAAGGCTGCTCCAGCTGTAAGTATCCCTCTGTTTTTAGGGCATATGGGAAAGTGAGGGCATTCCACCCAAAATAAGCTGAGAAACTTCAGCAATGGTGATTGTGCATAAATTACCCCAGGTAACATAGTTACCTTTATATAAAGGTGACCTCAAACAGTTTTCCACACTCAACAGTCCCCTCCTTTTGCATCCCTCACCCAAAATGAAATGTCTGTTACAGTTAGGATGCCTAGAGGCTGGCTGGTGGAAGCATCTACTTGAAGATATTCTCCTACTTTCCTCACTGTGTTCCTTTGTTCCTTAGCAGCTACCAGTGTCTTTCTCACCCTTGACAACAATGTGGTGAATGGGTCCAGCCCTGCCATCCGCACCGACTACATCGGCCACAAGACAAAGGACCTGCAAGCCATTTGTGGCATCTCATGTGACGAGCTGTCCAGCATGGTCCTAGAGCTCAGGGGTCTACGCACCATTGTGACCACGCTGCAGGACAGTATCCGCAAAGTGGTCAGTAGTCTCCACCCACCGCCTGTTAGCAGGAGCCCCTGCatgtgatggtgatgatgctgaGGGACTGAAAGTGAGGCTCGATGCTAATAACCTTTCTCCCCCTTTTAGACCGAAGAGAACAAAGAGCTGGCCAATGAGCTGAGGAGGCCCCCACTCTGCTACCACAACGGAGTCCAGTACAGGACTGGTGACGAGTGGACGGTGGACAGCTGCACTGAGTGTCGCTGCCAGGTAAGGCTCTCGACGGACTGAAACACAAATGGATGGCACACTCTCTGAAGAAAGAGCCAGATGGCTGCGGAGGCTCTTTTCATGTTCCATGGCTGGATACCCAAGTGGTGTCTTTTTCTTAAGATGCAGCTATGACAtctataaaatcatttaaatgctCAGAGTTTTTCAAAGTCTTAATTATACCCCAGGCTAAGAATAATATCTAAAAGAGTATATCTATTTAAATATCTCGGTAACTTACCTGCTTTAGTTCAAGAGCTAAGTGTTGAATATCAGGTAAGTAAAATCAAGTTGGAACCCCCCCCCCACAACCTGATTCATATTTGGCTATGACATGGAGATTCTTTAATACAGTACTGATTGCTATTCAAATCACTTGGCCCAACATCATTAGAACTATCCACTTACCTCAGATGGTACTGCCTGTAGTGTATGTGTCCTTCTGGCTCACCCCCTACCCAACGCCAGGGGCAGAGGATTTTGGGGGGGTGTTGCTGGCTCATTGAGCAAAGTCAAGCTTAAATACAAATCATGGATTGCCGGATTTGGGAGCCACCTTTACTAAACTCCCATTTTTGTCCAATATTATATAAAGCCATATTTATATATGAGAAAGTAAGATGCTCATTGATCTTCTTTTCCCCATAaagatgtaatttaaaatttttaaagtcctgGCTGAGTTTCAGGAATTTGATTTTAGACACAGAGTAACAGATCTGACTCATGATATTAGGTGGTTCCAACTGCATAAATTCATGTTGTTCTGTGCATGAAGAAGTGACTAAGTGGCAATTGAGACGAATTCTAGAGGGATGGAGTGACAAGTAAGCAGCCCTTGAACTGTCTCTACAGTACTGGTGGCTGCCAAAAGACAGGCAGAGCTTCTATTAAAATCATTCCACTAGAGCATTTATAGCCCAGACGACATTTCAGCTTGTAATTGAAATGGTTCAGTATGTAAGCTTCTGCTTGCAATATGCTTAGTACCCATTTCTCCTTCACTGTTGCCCTGCAGAACtcagttaccatctgcaaaaAAGTGTCCTGTCCCATCATGCCCtgctccaacgccacagttcctGATGGAGAATGCTGCCCACGGTGCTGGCGTAAGTTCCTAAGATTGTTGGCCATGCTTCAGTGACTGGATTGATTGTACATAATGCTGGAATACCAGTCCCATCTCTGTCACATGTTTTCATTCAGTTTCTTGCTACAGCATCTGGTTAGCTGATGGCTTGTCTGCTGTATACAACCAAAAAAATGCCATTATGACTAAATTACCCCCCTAATTGTGGTGTAGACAATAACCTTAGTATAGTTTATTGAGTATGATTCTGTGCTTTGAGAAAAGATGAGATGAATTGGTAGCAGCAGTAGCTTTAAGTTAACTGGATTTAGAATCTGACCTTGTGGCCTAGAGTCAGTAAAAATCTGCTCACTGGAGAAATTGATGGACTTAACTGGGCCTGAAAGTTCTACCCATTTTATCTACAGGCGTAGGAGACCTAAGAAAAAATAGTACTTTGAGTCTCAGGGCTCTGTAAGAAATTGTATTGTTTCATGGTACCCAGTCCCTGGGTTTTGCTGCCAGTATAATTAATCACTTTGCTGAGACACTGTAGTAAGTACAAGTCATAAAGATGATTTATCACAACTAAGATGCATGAAACAGGAAAGTAGCACTCCCCCTTCACATCCACGCCCCCCACACTCCCTGTTTCCTACACACACGGATCATAGCTCAGAAGAGCCAGTTCCCTTCAGAGATGTCAGTGACATTGGAACTGTCATAATCATTTGTACATTGCTTTCTGTTCAGCATTCACTTCAGATGTGGGTTAAAGGGAACAAGGCTAGCTAGGGACTAGCAGAGTGCTGAATTTTGAGTCAGGGATTACTAGGAAAACTTCGAACTGATGGCAAGAGAAAACAAAGTTCTCTATCTCCTGTCAGATACAGGACGTGATTGTAGTCATGGCGCCTGGGCAGATGGTAAACAAACACACTTCCCTCTTATGAAAATATGTGCAGAAAAGGCCCCAAATGCTAGGGTGAGAGGAGCAACCCGCTGACTGACCTCATGACTGATCCAGGGCCAGAGCCAACAGCGGCTCCGCTGCCTTCAGATTCATCTGCCAAACATGTGGGTCTCTGACTCTCCTGAAAGTCAGAAGTGATTCCTATAAGTTGCCTAAAACCCAAGTATTCTTGGAAGCCTGGGGCTGGAAATGCCTACCAAGACATCTTAAGTCAAAAAAGGGAAACTCATTTAAAATGCAGACTTGGAAGAAGGGGGCGAGGATGACTAGAAACATATGTGGGGGAAAGGTTCAGCTATACCGACCCAGGCAAAGCATGCAATTACCCCAAAGCTGTGCACAGAATGACCGCTTGGCCATTGGCCTAACAAATATATTGCTTTTCACTCTCTGGCATGGGAAGAAAGTCCAGAGCAGAGCAGCCCAAAGAATAGCTTGTTTTCATGATAACACACTAAATGCACCCATTTGCTCAGCAGCCAGCGACTCTGCAGACGATGGCTGGTCCCCGTGGTCTGAGTGGACCTCTTGCTCTGTGACCTGTGGCAATGGAATCCAGCAGCGTGGCCGCTCCTGCGACAGCCTCAACAACAGATGCGAGGGCTCCTCTGTGCAGACGCGGACCTGCCACATCCAGGAGTGTGACAAGAGATGTAAGTGTTGGGCCACTTGGGGATGTGGAGACCTGACTTGTCCTTGTTGTCACCAATAGCAACTTCAGAGCACAGAGGTTGAGGGCACAGGTTCTAGACTCTGATCTAATCCCAGTTCTCTGCCTTATCTGTGCACCCTTGAGCACAGCTTCTCCTCTCTGAGGCTCTTATCTGTAAATTGGGGGTAAAAATAGTGTAAAGATGTTTAGTTTGGCGAGTTTGAAGATGTGGTTTAGAGGATGCATTTAAAGTGTTAATGTAGAGCTTGGCTTGTGGGAAGCACCATATAACCATCAGCTTTGTCCTTTAGTTAAACAGGATGGAGGCTGGAGCCACTGGTCCCCGTGGTCATCTTGTTCCGTAACATGTGGAGATGGTGTGATCACAAGGATCCGGCTCTGCaactcccccagcccccagatgAATGGGAAGCCATGTGAGGGCAAAGCCCGGGAGACCAAAGCCTGCCAGAAAGACGCCTGCCCCAGTAAGTGCATGCATCACCTGGCATGATGCTGGCAGCTCCACCCCGCTAGCTGCCTGGCATCCGTGGGTCATGGATGGGGGAAGATTGCTTCCTAGAGAAACAAACAGAAGCACAGCCCTGCAGGGCACAGCAGCTTCTTCTAACGACAAATAGAACCATTTCAGACTCACCCTCTTCCCAGACATCCTTACCATGTGTCAGGGTCATGGAGGTTTCTTGAAGGAGAAGTCTCAGGACTCAGGAGAGTCTCCTGTGAAGGTAGTGTTTGGAAATTGGTCTTAGCTTTGGCCTGTGGTTAATTTTCTTACAGTCAATGGAGGCTGGGGCCCCTGGTCACCATGGGACATCTGTTCTGTCACCTGCGGAGGAGGGGCACAGAAACGTAGCCGGCTCTGCAACAACCCCACGCCCCAGTTTGGAGGCAAGGACTGCGTTGGTGATGTAACAGAAACCCAGATCTGCAACAAGCAGGACTGTCCCATTGGTAAGCCACACAGCCCAGGCAGCCCAGGACAAAACCACCTAATGGCACACTCAGCTTTCATGGGGGTTCAGTTTCGATGGTCCTGAGTGGTTTGATTAAAATGCCAGATGGACAGCATAATCTCAAAAGTTAGTAGTTACACAGACCTTACAATATTACATCCCCATTTAAGTGACCAGAATGGCAGTAACAGCAGCTGAGACCCACGTTTGCCTGTCACTCCTATTTCAGATGGCTGCCTGTCCAATCCCTGCTTTGCTGGTGTCCAGTGTACCAGCTACCCTGATGGCAGCTGGAAGTGTGGTGCTTGTCCCCCAGGCTATAGCGGAGATGGCGTCAAGTGCGAAGATGTTGATGAGGTGAGGAGCTGGGAGCTACCAGACCTAGGAAAGCATCTCATCTGCCTTGGTCATTTCTTGTGGCAGTGTTCTCTAAACATGAACAAACCTGTTTCTTCCACAGTGCAAAGAAGTTCCTGATGCCTGCTTCAACCACAATGGAGAGCACAGGTGTGAGAACACAGACCCCGGCTACAactgcctgccctgcccaccaCGCTTCACTGGCTCGCAGCCCTTCGGCCGGGGCGTGGAACATGCCACCGCCAACAAACAGGTAGAGCAGAGGGGACTAGTAGATGGGAGTGAGGGGGGGTGTCCTTGACTGAGCTAGCCATCAAAGCGGGGAATGTCCTCTCACACCCTTCAAGGAAAACGGGGGAGGGGGTGAGTGTCAATCTAGCTTTTAGAAACAGGACTAGAAAATGAATTGTTCATCCAGCAGAGAAAATTGGTCCATCACATTTAACCATGCTGCTCTGGAGTGAGCTGTGAGTGGATGGACTTGTTAAGTGCCAGGGTGATGTGCAAGTTCAAGGAAGACAAACATAAAGCCATGTCAGCCTATAACCTGGCATCAACATTCCCAGGGCAGGATGGGGGGGACTCATACTCTTCCCATGGATCTCTGTCCAGAGGCAATGGGGAGCTGGGGACCCTCCAAGGCTCTGCCTTAACGTCAGAATGTTGTACCCACAGGTATGCAAGCCCCGAAACCCCTGCACGGACGGGACACATGACTGCAACAAGAACGCCAAGTGCAACTACCTGGGCCACTACAGTGACCCCATGTACCGCTGCGAGTGCAAGCCTGGCTACGCCGGCAACGGCATCATCTGCGGGGAGGACACAGACCTGGACGGCTGGCCCAACGAGGACCTGCTGTGCGTGGCCAATGCAACTTACCACTGCAGAAAGGTAGCCCCGCCCTCACCTGCCTCCAGAAATGCTTATCAAGGGGATGAGCTGAGGAATTGTTTAAACTTGGGGAATGGAACTGAAAGATCAAATCATCTGAAGGCAGAGGAACACTAATTCTTATTAAATCACTTGGTGCCAAGAACATGAATGGGGCAGGCCCTTTGGGCAGTTGTGTCCCACAGTCGATTATGTTGTCCAAAAAAAGTTCACTTCTCTACCAGATGCCAGCAGAGCATGACCCGTGTTCCCAGTATATATAAAGTTTAGAGCATTTATACAaagtatttgtatgtgtgtgtgtgtgtgtgtgtgtgtgtgtgtgtgtgtgtgtatatcctcCAAGCAAACTTTTTTGTCTTCCCATTGAAAATACCTGCTGTCACAGAGTAGCATTCAGTTCTGTCTGCAGTGTTTTTTCAGTGCAGTCTCTAGTGCATGAGCTGAGCAAAAGGCTTGCAAACTGCAGCTGCAACGTGTCTTCTCTTTCCAGGATAATTGCCCcaaccttcccaactcagggcagGAAGACTATGACAAGGATGGAATCGGCGATGCCTGTGATGATGACGATGACAATGATAAGATTCCAGATGACAGGGTAAAATTGTTTTCCATTCCTCTCTCAGCTTTTATGTTCAGCAACAGCCTGTAACCCTTAAGATTCAACAAAATTACTGATATCTAGTCATCAGAAATTATTCATTGTGATCCTGTAGTTTTCAGACATAGATGTTGccaagagaatttttaaatgagggttttgtttttcatcACAGCCTGCCTTTCCCCTGGTTGGAGCAAAAAGTTACAATGTGTGAACAAATGACACTTTGCTCCCCATATTGGATTCAGATGTCTTCTCTAGGTCACAGTAAGGTTATCTCTGCTTGCACTGAGAGTGGAGATATTGAGTTTCTATTTACATCTCACTGACTCATAaccaacagaaattcatttttcattcattatgtCCTGGCTTTTAACTTTTGCAGTGGTCATTTTACAGGGGACTTAGTATATCCACCAAGTAGAAAATGATGGCTgcagattttcagttttatatatattatgcatGTGATCTGAGGCTAGTTTCGTGGACCAAGTTGTACAATGCTCCGCTTCTTCTCTTGGCAGGACAACTGTCCATTCCATTACAACCCAGCCCAGTATGACTATGACAGAGATGACGTGGGAGACCGCTGTGACAACTGCCCCTACAACCACAACCCAGACCAGGCTGACACAGATAACAATGGGGAAGGAGACGCCTGCGCAGCTGACATTGATGGGGACGGTAAGGTGCTCCCTGATCCAGCCAGCCCGTGGGCAGCTGTGACGGCATTCAGCTCTCAGCCTTGGACAGTGCTGGCTGTTAGTGTGCAGTCTGGTTGAAACAGCTGAGGCTGAAGATTCCAGCTCTTATCTGTCCCGTGTTCTCTGCAGGTATCCTCAATGAACGGGACAACTGCCAGTATGTCTACAATGTGGACCAGAAAGACACTGACATGGACGGGGTTGGTGACCAGTGTGACAACTGCCCCCTGGAACACAATCCAGACCAGGTAGGTAGATTCCTTTCAGAATCTTTCAGGAAACTGTTAGCATATCCCTTGCTAAGcctctttaaaaaacagaagagtTTAAGTTCAAACACTTTCATTACCATGGCTATCAGTGATCTCATAGCCAATTACAGCATTTTCATGTGAACAGTTTGCCTGACCTAAGCTCTTTGAAGAGTTCCACAGGTCTTTAGCATGAGTCTTGTAACTTCACTCTTATCCTCTATAAGAAGCCCACATGATTTGCTCAGTGGAATCTACCATTGTTAAGATAAATTATACAAAGCAGAAATCTGTGACTGACAACTGTACAGGAATATTAATCATGTTTGAAACTAAGAGATGGAAGAAAATATCCCTAAGCAAGATACACAGCCATTTTCATGGCTCATGATATAATCTGACCGCAGGAAAACCAAACTAAAAATATTTCCCCACACTGGAGAAATCCCTGTTTCTTTGTCATTCTTCAAGTGTTTTGGCATTGCAAACATAATTCTGTACCGGTGCTAGGGAGTGCTGCAAACAGACATAGCCAGAACAAGTTCCATGTCTGGAGGTGTTTATTTTCTAGTGTAATCACTCATCATCATTTTCTCGATGTGAAACTTAAGGCTTTTCTTTTCCCTAAAAGCAATTATTCTGGAAATTTAGAAACCACCtttttataaatgcaaatatttttaaaagattcaagaAATGATAAATCCAGCTAATTTCTGGAGACATCCAGAAACTCTCCTAATATTTTTGCTCTTATGACTTTCTCTAAAACAAAAAGCATCAGGATGAATAGCTTTGGGGAAATAGGGGAAAGCATGAATGATTTGGGATAGCATTCTTGATCAAATGGCATTGAGGGTCATCTGTTTTGAATTTTAGTCTTACTATAAATTAAACCTCAGTGCCATTTAACCTCCCTGGATAAGGTGTTGGTTCTTCAGATAATAATAAAGTTTATAACAATTAATGAATCATGTAAAAATCTTAACAGCAAAGAGCATAAATACTGGCAAGCAAAATTGCAATTTGTATGTAAATAATCTGTAAGCATTCTGTAAGAATTCTGTactgaatactttaaaaaaggTACTCTGAGAAATatggttttgaaaaaaattagaattttgagtTTACCTGAGCCAACACTGGACAATCCTTATGGACTAGATGGGTAAAACCAAATacctaaaagagaagaaaatgacttaTCCCACCATACGGTTACCCAGGAGGTATGAAAAGCAGTGCCGTGTTGCCATGATTTAATGACCTGGAGTAGAAGTTGACGTGTCACCAATTTcctaattaaaattttgaatagaaCATAAATTGTACCCAGAGCATTCAATTCATCATTAAGATATAAGTAGTTAATATGGCATTCTATCCTTAGTGATGAAATGAtgctttctatttaattttatctagaatgttttctattttaaaagaactttcaAATATCCCTTTAAAAACTGTCTAATACAAACAAGGATcaagaataaaacacttaagaCCAGTGAGGCTTCGCATCTATATTAACAAATCTGACCAGACACTGGAGCATCTCCATAAGCTTTCTTTAGCATCAGTAATTCACGTTCCAGCTTACCCTCTGCCTCTTTCAGCTCGACTCTGACTCGGACCGCATTGGAGACACCTGTGACAACAATCAGGATATTGATGAAGACGGCCACCAGAACAACCTGGACAACTGTCCCTACGTGCCCAATGCCAACCAGGCCGACCACGACAAGGATGGCAAAGGCGATGCCTGCGACCACGATGATGACAACGATGGCATTCCTGATGACCGGGACAACTGCAGGCTGGTGCCCAATCCTGACCAGAAGGACTCTGATGGTGAGTCACCGGAGCCACTTTTAAAGCGAGTGACTGAAACCATGGCTGTCCGGAttgcgggaaaaaaaaaaaaaagctgaatacaTTTGAGGATGAAAAGACTAAATGTTAACTTTGACAAGACAGTGAATTTTTGGCACCAGTAATGGTATTTTGGAATTTCACTGAACTCTTGCCTTTTTGCCTTTAGGTGATGGTCGAGGTGATGCTTGCAAAGATGATTTTGACCAGGACAAGGTGCCAGACATTGATGACATCTGTCCCGAAAATGTTGATATCAGTGAGACTGATTTCCGCCGATTCCAGATGATTCCTCTAGATCCCAAAGGGACATCCCAGAATGACCCTAACTGGGTTGTACGCCATCAGGGTAAAGAACTCGTCCAGACTGTCAACTGTGACCCTGGACTTGCTGTAGGTGAGTAGAGAGTTCTTCAAACGAAAGGCCAGTGTGTACAGGGGAAAGAAGCCAGTGTAAAAGCAGGCAGTTGCACGTGTCCCCGTGAGTGCTAAAAAAGGCTGGGAATGTGACAGAGAACCTCCGGAAGGCTGCAGGTTTTAACCTGGGCATGGCCTTCTTTTCCAGGTTATGACGAATTTAATGCTGTGGACTTCAGCGGGACCTTCTTCATCAACACCGAGAGGGATGACGACTATGCCGGCTTTGTGTTTGGCTACCAGTCCAGCAGCCGCTTCTATGTTGTGATGTGGAAGCAAGTCACTCAATCCTATTGGGACACCAACCCCACGAGGGCTCAGGGATACTCTGGACTTTCTGTGAAAGTTGTGAACTCCACCACGGGGCCTGGCGAGCACCTGCGGAATGCCCTGTGGCACACAGGAAACACCCCTGGCCAGGTGAGAACAACATCCTGCAGGAGGGGGAGGGATGCTGTGTTTGGCCCAGCCTCCCACCAGGGAGTCTTAGACATCAAGTTCCCGGCATCACCAACTGTAGCATTAAGCTCTGCATTGTAAAAACCATCCTAGTGTCTGAGAGGGTAGCTCACTTGAGATCAAAAGGCTAAAGCTGTTTGTTTTAGCctcttcaaacaaacaaaaatgtcaatGTCCCTTCTCTTTGCTGATATGCACATTCAAGGTTACATAACCAACAAAGCCCTTGGGAAAAAAATCCTGCAATGCAGCCCTCTAATTTAGGTCAACTCAGTACCTTTTCAAGTACCATTCCATTTCATGGAATCTAACATAAGTCTCATAATTAAGCTGTTTCaacctttgcttttgcttttcctcCAGGTGCGCACACTGTGGCATGACCCTCGTCACATTGGCTGGAAAGATTTCACTGCCTACAGATGGCGTCTGAGCCACAGGCCAAAGACAGGTTTCATCAGGTAAGATTGCCCTGATTAAATATCCCTTAAGTCATACTGacaggcagggaggagaggacCAAAAGTAAGGGTGGCACTAATGTGATGTCCTTCTTTCCCACAGAGTGGT from Ovis aries strain OAR_USU_Benz2616 breed Rambouillet chromosome 7, ARS-UI_Ramb_v3.0, whole genome shotgun sequence includes the following:
- the THBS1 gene encoding thrombospondin-1 isoform X2, giving the protein MGLAWGLGVLLLVHACGSNRIPESGGDNSVFDIFELTGAARKGSGRRLVKGPDPSSPAFRIEDANLIPPVPDKKFQDLVDAVRAEKGFLLLASLRQMKKTRGTLLAVERKDHSGQVFSVVSNGKAGTLDLSLTVQGKQHVVSVEEALLATGQWKSITLFVQEDRAQLYIDCEKMENAELDVPIQSIFTRDLASIARLRIAKGGVNDNFQGVLQNVRFVFGTTPEDILRNKGCSSSATSVFLTLDNNVVNGSSPAIRTDYIGHKTKDLQAICGISCDELSSMVLELRGLRTIVTTLQDSIRKVTEENKELANELRRPPLCYHNGVQYRTGDEWTVDSCTECRCQNSVTICKKVSCPIMPCSNATVPDGECCPRCWPSDSADDGWSPWSEWTSCSVTCGNGIQQRGRSCDSLNNRCEGSSVQTRTCHIQECDKRFKQDGGWSHWSPWSSCSVTCGDGVITRIRLCNSPSPQMNGKPCEGKARETKACQKDACPINGGWGPWSPWDICSVTCGGGAQKRSRLCNNPTPQFGGKDCVGDVTETQICNKQDCPIDGCLSNPCFAGVQCTSYPDGSWKCGACPPGYSGDGVKCEDVDECKEVPDACFNHNGEHRCENTDPGYNCLPCPPRFTGSQPFGRGVEHATANKQVCKPRNPCTDGTHDCNKNAKCNYLGHYSDPMYRCECKPGYAGNGIICGEDTDLDGWPNEDLLCVANATYHCRKDNCPNLPNSGQEDYDKDGIGDACDDDDDNDKIPDDRDNCPFHYNPAQYDYDRDDVGDRCDNCPYNHNPDQADTDNNGEGDACAADIDGDGILNERDNCQYVYNVDQKDTDMDGVGDQCDNCPLEHNPDQLDSDSDRIGDTCDNNQDIDEDGHQNNLDNCPYVPNANQADHDKDGKGDACDHDDDNDGIPDDRDNCRLVPNPDQKDSDGDGRGDACKDDFDQDKVPDIDDICPENVDISETDFRRFQMIPLDPKGTSQNDPNWVVRHQGKELVQTVNCDPGLAVGYDEFNAVDFSGTFFINTERDDDYAGFVFGYQSSSRFYVVMWKQVTQSYWDTNPTRAQGYSGLSVKVVNSTTGPGEHLRNALWHTGNTPGQVRTLWHDPRHIGWKDFTAYRWRLSHRPKTGFIRVVMYEGKKIMADSGPIYDKTYAGGRLGLFVFSQEMVFFSDLKYECRGRSKMTVNI
- the THBS1 gene encoding thrombospondin-1 isoform X6 gives rise to the protein MGLAWGLGVLLLVHACGSNRIPESGGDNSVFDIFELTGAARKGSGRRLVKGPDPSSPAFRIEDANLIPPVPDKKFQDLVDAVRAEKGFLLLASLRQMKKTRGTLLAVERKDHSGQVFSVVSNGKAGTLDLSLTVQGKQHVVSVEEALLATGQWKSITLFVQEDRAQLYIDCEKMENAELDVPIQSIFTRDLASIARLRIAKGGVNDNFQGVLQNVRFVFGTTPEDILRNKGCSSSATSVFLTLDNNVVNGSSPAIRTDYIGHKTKDLQAICGISCDELSSMVLELRGLRTIVTTLQDSIRKVTEENKELANELRRPPLCYHNGVQYRTGDEWTVDSCTECRCQNSVTICKKVSCPIMPCSNATVPDGECCPRCWPSDSADDGWSPWSEWTSCSVTCGNGIQQRGRSCDSLNNRCEGSSVQTRTCHIQECDKRFKQDGGWSHWSPWSSCSVTCGDGVITRIRLCNSPSPQMNGKPCEGKARETKACQKDACPINGGWGPWSPWDICSVTCGGGAQKRSRLCNNPTPQFGGKDCVGDVTETQICNKQDCPIDGCLSNPCFAGVQCTSYPDGSWKCGACPPGYSGDGVKCEDVDECKEVPDACFNHNGEHRCENTDPGYNCLPCPPRFTGSQPFGRGVEHATANKQVCKPRNPCTDGTHDCNKNAKCNYLGHYSDPMYRCECKPGYAGNGIICGEDTDLDGWPNEDLLCVANATYHCRKDNCPNLPNSGQEDYDKDGIGDACDDDDDNDKIPDDRDNCPFHYNPAQYDYDRDDVGDRCDNCPYNHNPDQADTDNNGEGDACAADIDGDGILNERDNCQYVYNVDQKDTDMDGVGDQCDNCPLEHNPDQLDSDSDRIGDTCDNNQDIDEDGHQNNLDNCPYVPNANQADHDKDGKGDACDHDDDNDGIPDDRDNCRLVPNPDQKDSDGDGRGDACKDDFDQDKVPDIDDICPENVDISETDFRRFQMIPLDPKGTSQNDPNWVVRHQGKELVQTVNCDPGLAVGYDEFNAVDFSGTFFINTERDDDYAGFVFGYQSSSRFYVVMWKQVTQSYWDTNPTRAQGYSGLSVKVVNSTTGPGEHLRNALWHTGNTPGQVRTLWHDPRHIGWKDFTAYRWRLSHRPKTGFIRVVMYEGKKIMADSGPIYDKTYAGGRLGLFVFSQEMVFFSDLKYECRDS